One genomic window of Gossypium hirsutum isolate 1008001.06 chromosome D11, Gossypium_hirsutum_v2.1, whole genome shotgun sequence includes the following:
- the LOC121223664 gene encoding uncharacterized protein has translation MSESKSCLVKSQKSSSKLDSDMAAAAEQLIQLSDEDNNNSSSCTTTTTKTKMIQGKRSCEDITCAKIEEIFGKEDEILRPVHKKQKYKSLDRIYKEAKPIKVLVKPS, from the exons ATGTCGGAATCAAAGTCTTGTTTGGTCAAGTCACAAAAGTCGTCGTCGAAGTTAGATTCCGACATGGCAGCAGCGGCTGAACAGCTGATTCAACTGAGCGATGAAGACAACAACAACAGCAGCAGCTGCACCACCACCACCACTAAGACGAAGATGATCCAAGGCAAAAGATCGTGTGAAGACATAACTTGCGCAAAGATTGAAGAGATTTTTGGGAAAGAAGATGAGATTTTGAGACCAGTTCATAAGAAGCAAAAGTACAAGTCACTTGACAGAATTTACAAGGAAGCGAAGCCTATTAAG GTTTTAGTTAAACCCAGTTAG
- the LOC107911281 gene encoding H/ACA ribonucleoprotein complex subunit GAR1, translating into MDRYQRVEKPKAEIPIIENEIRITTQGRIRNYITYATTLLLEKGSNEIVLKAMGRAINKTVMIAELIKRRVADLHQITSIGSTDITDMWEPLEEGLLPLEITRHVSMITVTLSKKELDMSSTGYQPPLQADQVKPLNEYEDDGAPEPPPKTRGRGRGGRGRIRAKGEYNGDGLGGKGRGRGRGRSFRGRGRGGAYGGGGYYGVYAESDATLTQVRGRGRERGRGGRGRGGGGRGRYSKTEPGLNQAKAA; encoded by the exons atGGATAGGTACCAGAGAGTGGAGAAGCCAAAAGCAGAGATTCCAATAATCGAAAACGAAATCAGGATAACCACACAAGGCAGAATAAGGAATTATATTACTTATGCTACTACTCTACTCTTA GAGAAAGGGTCCAATGAAATAGTTCTTAAAGCAATGGGAAGAGCTATTAATAAGACTGTGATGATTGCAGAGCTAATCAAG AGGAGAGTTGCTGATCTTCATCAAATTACTTCAATTGGTTCGACTGATATTACAGATATGTGGGAACCTCTAGAAGAAGGCTTGCTTCC TCTAGAGATTACCCGTCATGTATCGATGATCACTGTTACGTTATCGAAGAAGGAGCTGGATATGTCTTCCACCGG ATATCAACCTCCTCTTCAGGCTGATCAAGTGAAACCCTTAAATGAATACGAAGATGATGGAG CTCCTGAGCCTCCACCAAAGACACGAGGAAGAGGACGAGGTGGTCGAGGAAGGATTAGGGCTAAAG GGGAATATAATGGTGATGGTTTAGGAGGCAAAGGTCGAGGACGTGGAAGAGGGCGTTCTTTCCGGGGTCGAGGACGAGGCGGTGCCTATGGTGGTGGAGGATACTATGGCGTCTATGCTGAATCAGATGCAACCCTTACCCAAGTTCGTG GGCGTGGCCGAGAGAGGGGAAGAGGTGGCCGTGGCCGTGGTGGAGGCGGTCGTGGTCGTTATTCGAAGACGGAACCTGGGCTAAACCAAGCAAAAGCCGCTTGA